A window of the Streptomyces formicae genome harbors these coding sequences:
- a CDS encoding TetR/AcrR family transcriptional regulator, translated as MAVVTAPKQDRSRATRQRLLEAAVACLAEHGWAGSTVSVVAERAGVSRGAAQHHFPTREDLFTAAVEYVAEERSSALRALPVQSRAAVVEALVDLYTGPLFRAALHLWVAASNAPHEEQLRARVTELEARVGRETHRIAVELLGADESLPGVRETVQGLLDMARGLGLANLLTDDAARRGRVVAQWGRLLEEALG; from the coding sequence ATGGCTGTTGTGACCGCCCCGAAGCAGGACCGCAGCCGGGCCACCCGGCAGCGGCTCCTGGAGGCCGCGGTGGCCTGTCTCGCCGAACACGGCTGGGCGGGCTCGACCGTCTCGGTGGTCGCCGAGCGGGCCGGGGTCTCGCGGGGCGCGGCACAGCACCACTTCCCGACCAGGGAGGACCTCTTCACGGCCGCCGTCGAATACGTCGCGGAGGAACGCTCCTCCGCCCTGCGCGCCCTGCCGGTGCAGAGCCGCGCGGCCGTGGTCGAGGCCCTGGTCGACCTCTACACCGGCCCCCTGTTCCGGGCCGCGCTGCACCTGTGGGTCGCGGCGTCCAACGCCCCGCACGAGGAGCAGCTGCGCGCCCGGGTCACCGAACTGGAGGCCCGCGTCGGCCGCGAGACCCACCGGATAGCCGTCGAACTGCTGGGCGCCGACGAGTCCCTGCCGGGGGTGCGGGAGACCGTCCAGGGCCTGCTGGACATGGCACGGGGCCTCGGCCTCGCGAACCTGCTGACGGACGACGCGGCGCGGCGCGGGCGGGTGGTGGCGCAGTGGGGACGGCTGCTGGAGGAAGCGCTGGGGTGA
- a CDS encoding acyl-CoA carboxylase subunit beta produces MTVLPTALDTGSGDYAARRTAMLAKLDALHAEHAKALAGGGEKYTARHRKRGKLLARERIELLLDPDTPFLELSPLAAWGSDYPVGASIVTGIGVVEGVECVITANDPTVRGGASNPWTLKKALRANEIAFANRLPVISLVESGGADLPSQKEIFIPGGALFRDLTRLSAAGIPTVAVVFGNSTAGGAYVPGMSDHTVMIKERSKVFLGGPPLVRMATGEESDDESLGGAEMHARTSGLADHYAVDEPDAIRHARRIVARLNHRKAHPDPVVPAAEPKHDEEELLGIVPEDLKTPFDPREVIARIVDGSDFDEFKPLYGTSLVTGWARLHGYPVGVLANAQGVLFSAESQKAAQFIQLANQRAIPLLFLHNTTGYMVGKEYEQGGIIKHGAMMINAVANSKVPHLSVLMGASYGAGHYGMCGRAYDPRFLFAWPSAKSAVMGPQQLAGVLSIVARASAAAKGQPYDDKAAEADAGLRAMVEQQIETESLPVFLSGRLYDDGVIDPRDTRTVLGLCLSAIHTAPVEGARGGFGVFRM; encoded by the coding sequence ATGACCGTTCTCCCCACCGCACTCGACACCGGCTCAGGCGACTACGCCGCACGCCGCACCGCCATGCTCGCCAAGCTCGACGCCCTCCACGCCGAGCACGCCAAGGCGCTCGCGGGTGGCGGCGAGAAGTACACCGCCCGGCACCGCAAGCGCGGCAAGCTCCTCGCCCGGGAGCGGATCGAGCTGCTCCTCGATCCGGACACGCCGTTCCTGGAGCTGTCGCCGCTCGCGGCCTGGGGGAGCGACTACCCCGTGGGCGCGTCGATCGTCACCGGCATCGGCGTCGTCGAGGGCGTCGAGTGCGTGATCACCGCGAACGACCCGACCGTACGCGGCGGAGCCAGCAACCCATGGACCCTGAAGAAGGCGCTCCGGGCGAACGAGATCGCGTTCGCCAACCGTCTCCCCGTCATCAGCCTCGTCGAGTCCGGCGGCGCGGATCTGCCGTCCCAGAAGGAGATCTTCATCCCCGGCGGGGCGCTCTTCCGCGACCTGACCCGGCTCTCCGCGGCCGGAATCCCCACCGTCGCCGTCGTCTTCGGCAATTCGACGGCCGGCGGGGCGTACGTGCCCGGCATGTCCGACCACACCGTCATGATCAAGGAGCGGTCGAAGGTCTTCCTCGGCGGACCGCCGCTCGTCAGAATGGCGACCGGCGAGGAGAGCGACGACGAGTCGCTCGGCGGCGCCGAGATGCACGCCCGTACCTCCGGGCTCGCCGACCACTACGCCGTCGACGAGCCCGACGCGATCCGCCACGCCCGCCGGATCGTCGCCCGGCTCAACCACCGCAAGGCGCACCCGGATCCGGTCGTCCCAGCGGCGGAGCCGAAGCACGACGAGGAGGAGCTCCTCGGCATCGTCCCCGAGGACCTCAAGACGCCCTTCGACCCGCGCGAGGTCATCGCCCGGATCGTCGACGGCTCGGACTTCGACGAGTTCAAGCCCCTGTACGGGACGAGCCTGGTCACCGGCTGGGCCCGGCTGCACGGCTATCCCGTCGGCGTCCTCGCCAACGCCCAGGGCGTCCTCTTCTCCGCCGAGTCGCAGAAGGCCGCCCAGTTCATCCAGCTCGCCAACCAGCGCGCGATCCCGCTCCTCTTCCTCCACAACACCACCGGCTACATGGTCGGCAAGGAGTACGAGCAGGGCGGCATCATCAAACACGGCGCGATGATGATCAACGCGGTCGCGAACTCGAAGGTCCCGCATCTGTCCGTCCTCATGGGCGCGTCGTACGGCGCCGGGCACTACGGCATGTGCGGACGGGCGTACGACCCGCGCTTCCTCTTCGCCTGGCCCAGCGCCAAGTCGGCCGTGATGGGCCCGCAGCAGCTCGCCGGCGTCCTGTCGATCGTCGCCCGCGCCTCGGCCGCCGCGAAGGGGCAGCCGTACGACGACAAGGCCGCGGAGGCCGACGCCGGCCTGCGCGCGATGGTGGAGCAGCAGATCGAGACGGAGTCGCTGCCGGTGTTCCTGTCCGGGCGGCTGTACGACGACGGCGTCATCGACCCGCGGGACACGCGCACGGTCCTCGGGCTGTGCCTGTCCGCCATCCACACGGCCCCGGTCGAAGGCGCGCGCGGCGGCTTCGGCGTCTTCAGGATGTGA
- a CDS encoding acetyl/propionyl/methylcrotonyl-CoA carboxylase subunit alpha produces MIQSVLVANRGEIACRIFRTCRELGIATVAVHSDADAGALHVREADTAVRLPGAAPADTYLRGDLIVKAALAAGADAVHPGYGFLSENADFARAVADAGLGWIGPPPEAIEAMASKTRAKELMGIAPLAVDGIGADDLPVLVKAAAGGGGRGMRVVRELAGLDGALAAARAEALGAFGDGEVFVEPYVEGGRHVEVQILADAYGTVWALGTRDCSLQRRHQKVIEESPAPGLGPELAGTLRDLAVRAARATRYRGAGTVEFLVADGRAHFLEMNTRLQVEHPVTEAVFGLDLVALQIRIAEGEALDGEPPSPAGHAVEARLYAEDPSRDWAPQTGTLHRLSVAEAPGLRLDTGYADSDTIGMHYDPMLAKVVAWAPTRAEAVRKLAGALERARVHGPVTNRELLVRSLRHPEFATARMDTGFYDRHLPELTAAAPEPYAPLAAALADAHGHSRFGGWRNLNSQPQTKRYRTDADGTEHQVSYRHTRDGLAADGVVVVHAEAGLVVLEVDGVQKKFEVAVYGDRVYVGNTALTALPRFPDPAGRHEPGSLLAPMPGTVVRVAEGLAPGAAVTAGQPLVWLEAMKMEHRISAPASGTLTALHAAPGRQVEVGALLAVVQAAAVPAAAVPEEHTR; encoded by the coding sequence ATGATCCAGTCCGTGCTGGTCGCCAACCGGGGCGAGATCGCCTGCCGGATCTTCCGCACCTGCCGTGAGCTGGGCATCGCGACGGTCGCGGTGCACTCGGACGCCGACGCGGGCGCGCTGCACGTACGCGAGGCGGACACGGCCGTACGCCTGCCCGGGGCCGCGCCCGCGGACACGTACCTGCGCGGCGACCTGATCGTGAAGGCGGCGCTCGCGGCGGGGGCGGACGCGGTGCACCCCGGATACGGATTCCTGTCCGAGAACGCGGACTTCGCGCGGGCGGTCGCGGACGCGGGGCTCGGGTGGATCGGGCCGCCGCCGGAGGCGATCGAGGCGATGGCGTCCAAGACCCGGGCCAAGGAGCTCATGGGGATCGCGCCCCTCGCCGTGGACGGCATCGGCGCGGACGACCTCCCGGTGCTGGTCAAGGCGGCGGCGGGCGGGGGCGGACGTGGGATGCGCGTCGTGCGGGAACTCGCCGGTCTCGACGGTGCGCTGGCGGCCGCGCGGGCGGAGGCGCTCGGCGCGTTCGGCGACGGCGAGGTGTTCGTGGAGCCGTACGTGGAGGGCGGGCGCCATGTGGAGGTGCAGATCCTCGCCGACGCGTACGGCACGGTCTGGGCGCTGGGCACCCGAGACTGCTCCCTCCAGCGCCGCCACCAGAAGGTCATCGAGGAGTCCCCGGCGCCCGGGCTCGGCCCGGAGCTCGCCGGGACCCTGCGCGACCTGGCCGTGCGCGCGGCCCGCGCGACGCGGTACCGGGGCGCGGGCACGGTGGAGTTCCTGGTCGCCGACGGCAGGGCCCACTTCCTGGAGATGAACACCCGCCTCCAGGTCGAACACCCCGTCACCGAGGCCGTCTTCGGCCTCGACCTGGTCGCCCTCCAGATCCGGATCGCGGAGGGGGAGGCCCTGGACGGCGAGCCCCCCTCCCCGGCCGGCCACGCGGTCGAGGCCCGCCTCTACGCCGAGGACCCGTCCCGCGACTGGGCCCCGCAGACCGGCACCCTGCACCGGCTGTCGGTGGCCGAAGCACCCGGCCTGCGCCTCGACACCGGATACGCCGACAGCGACACGATCGGCATGCACTACGACCCGATGCTGGCCAAAGTGGTCGCGTGGGCGCCCACCCGCGCGGAGGCGGTGCGCAAGCTGGCCGGCGCCCTGGAGCGGGCCCGCGTCCACGGCCCGGTCACCAACCGCGAGCTGCTCGTACGGTCCCTGCGGCACCCCGAGTTCGCCACCGCTCGCATGGACACCGGCTTCTACGACCGCCACCTGCCGGAGCTGACGGCCGCGGCCCCGGAGCCGTACGCGCCACTGGCCGCCGCGCTCGCCGACGCGCACGGACACTCCCGGTTCGGCGGCTGGCGCAATCTGAACTCGCAGCCGCAGACCAAGCGCTACCGCACGGACGCCGACGGCACCGAACACCAGGTCAGCTACCGCCACACGCGGGACGGTCTCGCCGCCGACGGCGTCGTGGTCGTCCACGCCGAGGCCGGTCTCGTCGTCCTCGAAGTCGACGGCGTGCAGAAGAAGTTCGAGGTCGCCGTGTACGGCGACCGGGTGTACGTCGGCAACACCGCCCTGACCGCGCTGCCCCGCTTCCCCGACCCCGCCGGCCGGCACGAGCCCGGTTCGCTGCTCGCGCCCATGCCCGGCACCGTCGTACGTGTCGCCGAGGGCCTCGCCCCCGGCGCCGCGGTCACCGCAGGGCAGCCGCTCGTCTGGCTGGAGGCGATGAAGATGGAGCACCGCATCTCCGCTCCCGCCTCCGGCACGCTCACCGCGCTCCACGCCGCCCCCGGCCGCCAGGTCGAGGTCGGTGCCCTTCTCGCCGTCGTACAAGCCGCAGCGGTACCGGCCGCCGCCGTACCGGAGGAGCACACCCGATGA
- a CDS encoding acyl-CoA dehydrogenase family protein: MNFESEEHTALRAAVSALGQRHGRGHDREALWAEAAKLGYLGVNLPEEYGGGGGGMAELSLVLEELGAAGCPLLMMVVSPAICGTVIARFGTDEQKRRWLPGLADGSVTMAFGITEPDAGSNSHRITTTARRADDGGWILTGRKVFISGVDIAEATLVVGRTEDARTGRLKPCLFIVPRDTPGFTRSQIDMELHAHEKQFELVLDDVALPADALVGNEDAGLLQLFAGLNPERIMTAAFAIGMGRYALAQAVDYARTRQVWKAPIGAHQAIAHPLAQAHIELELARLMMQKAAALYDAGDDIAAGEAANMAKYAAAEACVKAVDQAVHTLGGNGLTREYGLAALVTAARVARIAPVSREMILNYVSHQSLGLPKSY; the protein is encoded by the coding sequence ATGAACTTCGAGAGCGAAGAGCACACCGCCCTGCGCGCCGCCGTCTCCGCCCTCGGGCAGCGGCACGGCCGCGGCCACGACCGCGAGGCGCTGTGGGCCGAGGCCGCCAAGCTCGGCTATCTCGGCGTCAACCTGCCCGAGGAGTACGGCGGCGGAGGCGGCGGCATGGCCGAGCTCTCCCTCGTCCTGGAGGAGCTCGGCGCGGCCGGCTGCCCGCTGCTCATGATGGTCGTCTCGCCCGCCATCTGCGGCACCGTCATCGCCCGCTTCGGCACGGACGAGCAGAAGCGCCGCTGGCTCCCCGGCCTCGCCGACGGCAGCGTCACCATGGCCTTCGGGATCACCGAGCCCGACGCCGGCTCCAACTCCCACCGCATCACGACCACCGCACGGCGCGCCGACGACGGAGGCTGGATCCTCACCGGCCGCAAGGTCTTCATCTCCGGCGTCGACATCGCCGAGGCGACGCTCGTCGTCGGCCGCACGGAGGACGCTCGTACAGGCAGGCTCAAGCCCTGTCTGTTCATCGTCCCGCGCGACACGCCCGGCTTCACGCGCTCACAGATCGACATGGAACTGCACGCCCACGAGAAGCAGTTCGAGCTCGTGCTCGACGACGTCGCCCTCCCCGCCGACGCGCTCGTGGGCAACGAGGACGCCGGGCTGCTCCAGCTCTTCGCCGGGCTCAACCCCGAACGGATCATGACCGCCGCCTTCGCTATCGGCATGGGCCGCTACGCCCTCGCACAGGCCGTCGACTACGCGAGGACCCGCCAGGTCTGGAAGGCCCCCATCGGCGCCCACCAGGCCATCGCCCACCCCCTCGCCCAGGCCCACATCGAGCTCGAACTCGCCCGCCTGATGATGCAGAAGGCCGCCGCACTCTACGACGCGGGCGACGACATCGCCGCCGGCGAGGCCGCGAACATGGCCAAGTACGCGGCGGCCGAAGCCTGCGTCAAGGCCGTCGACCAGGCCGTCCACACCCTCGGTGGCAACGGCCTCACCCGCGAGTACGGCCTCGCCGCGCTGGTCACCGCCGCCCGCGTCGCCAGGATCGCTCCGGTCAGCCGGGAGATGATCCTGAACTACGTATCCCATCAGTCCCTGGGTCTCCCCAAGTCGTACTGA
- a CDS encoding 4-coumarate--CoA ligase family protein, protein MVFHSEYADVPALSLPIHDAVLGRAAEYGDTLALIDGAGDMTLTYAQLDTFHRRVAAALADAGVRKGDVLALHSPNTIAYPTVFYGATRAGASVTTVHPLATAEEFAKQLRDSSARWIVTVSPLLEAARRAAELVGGIEEIFVCDQAEGHRSLLSMLGSTAPEPDLAIDPAKDIAALPYSSGTTGVPKGVMLTHRSMATNLAQLEPFIPMGPGDRILAVLPFFHIYGLTALMNAPLRHGATVVVLPRFDLDQFLAAIEKHRINGLYVAPPIVLALAKHPAVAHYDLSSLEYVVSAAAPLDSRLAQACSARLKLPPVRQAYGMTELSPGTHVVPLDVPNPPLGAVGKLLPSTEMRILSLDDPARDAAPGEEGEIAIRGPQVMKGYLGRPEATADMIDAEGWLHTGDVGRVDEDGWLFVVDRVKELIKYKGFQVAPAELEALLLTHESIADAAVIGVYDGDGNEIPKAYVVRQPAAAGLSADDVVAYVAERVAPYKKIRSVEFIAGVPRAASGKILRRELRNRENA, encoded by the coding sequence ATGGTGTTCCACAGCGAGTACGCGGATGTCCCTGCCCTCTCCCTCCCCATCCACGACGCCGTGCTCGGCCGCGCCGCCGAGTACGGCGACACCCTCGCCCTGATCGACGGGGCGGGCGACATGACGCTCACGTACGCCCAGCTCGACACGTTCCACCGCCGTGTCGCCGCGGCGCTCGCCGACGCCGGCGTGCGCAAGGGGGACGTCCTCGCCCTGCACAGCCCCAACACGATCGCCTACCCGACGGTCTTCTACGGCGCCACGCGCGCCGGGGCGTCCGTCACCACCGTCCATCCGCTCGCCACGGCGGAGGAGTTCGCCAAGCAGCTGCGCGACTCCTCCGCCCGCTGGATCGTCACCGTCTCGCCGCTCCTGGAGGCGGCCCGCCGCGCGGCCGAACTCGTCGGCGGGATCGAGGAGATCTTCGTCTGCGACCAGGCCGAAGGCCACCGCTCGCTCCTCTCCATGCTCGGCTCCACGGCCCCCGAGCCGGACCTCGCCATCGACCCGGCAAAGGACATCGCCGCCCTCCCGTACTCCTCCGGCACCACCGGCGTCCCCAAGGGCGTCATGCTCACCCACCGGTCCATGGCCACCAACCTCGCCCAGCTGGAGCCGTTCATCCCGATGGGCCCGGGCGACCGGATCCTCGCCGTGCTGCCGTTCTTCCACATCTACGGCCTCACCGCGCTGATGAACGCCCCCCTGCGACACGGCGCCACCGTCGTGGTGCTGCCCCGCTTCGACCTCGACCAGTTCCTCGCGGCGATAGAGAAGCACCGCATCAACGGCCTGTACGTGGCCCCGCCGATCGTCCTCGCCCTCGCCAAGCACCCGGCCGTGGCCCACTACGACCTCTCCTCGCTGGAGTACGTCGTCAGCGCCGCCGCCCCGCTCGACTCCCGTCTGGCACAGGCGTGTTCGGCCCGGCTGAAGCTGCCGCCGGTCCGGCAGGCGTACGGCATGACCGAGCTGTCCCCCGGCACCCATGTCGTGCCGCTCGACGTGCCGAACCCGCCGCTCGGCGCCGTCGGCAAGCTGCTGCCCAGCACCGAGATGCGGATCCTGTCCCTCGACGACCCGGCCCGGGACGCCGCCCCGGGCGAGGAGGGCGAGATCGCGATCCGCGGCCCCCAGGTGATGAAGGGCTACCTCGGCCGCCCCGAGGCCACCGCCGACATGATCGACGCCGAAGGCTGGCTGCACACCGGCGACGTGGGCCGGGTCGACGAGGACGGCTGGCTGTTCGTCGTCGACCGCGTCAAGGAACTCATCAAGTACAAGGGCTTCCAGGTCGCCCCGGCCGAGCTGGAAGCCCTGCTCCTCACCCATGAGTCCATCGCCGACGCGGCGGTGATCGGCGTGTACGACGGCGACGGCAACGAGATCCCGAAGGCGTACGTCGTGCGGCAGCCGGCCGCGGCCGGGCTGTCCGCGGACGACGTCGTCGCGTACGTCGCCGAGCGTGTCGCCCCGTACAAGAAGATCCGCAGCGTCGAGTTCATCGCGGGCGTGCCGCGCGCGGCGTCCGGCAAGATCCTGCGGCGCGAACTGCGGAACAGGGAGAACGCGTGA
- a CDS encoding acyclic terpene utilization AtuA family protein produces the protein MRPLRIGNASGFYGDRFDAMREMLTGGPLDVLTGDYLAELTMLILGRDRAKDPRLGYARTFLRQLEECLGLAHERGVRIVANAGGLNPAGLADAVRTLAGRAGVPVRVAHVEGDDLTARFPGTLAANAYLGGGGIAACLHAGADVVVTGRVTDAALVTGPAQWHFGWGPQEYDKLAGAVVAGHVLECGTQATGGNYAFFTGPGHDVARVRRPGFPVAELYADGSSVITKHDGTGGFVDVGTVTAQLLYETAGARYAGPDTTARLDSVRPVQDGQDRVRIPAVRGEAPPPTLKTGLSRPGGWRNEVVFVLTGLDVEAKAELVRGQVEDAFVRAKSRPQEVRWELSRTDRPDAGTEETASALLRLVVRDPAAEAVGRVVSGAAIELALGSYPGFHVTAPPGKGAPYGVFDAAYVDAASVEHIAVLPDGSRVAVPAAGSTRPLEPVPEPPLPEPYPAGGPVRRVPLGRVAGARSGDKGGDVNVGVWVRTEEEWRWLAHELTVDRFRQLLPETAEPGVVRHVLPNLRALNFVVQGLLGEGVAAQARFDAQGKGVGEWLRARYVDVPEGLLRGRPPAFSPTRPLRASRQR, from the coding sequence GTGCGGCCCTTGCGTATCGGCAACGCCTCTGGCTTCTACGGCGACCGCTTCGACGCGATGCGCGAGATGCTCACCGGCGGCCCGCTGGACGTCCTCACCGGCGACTACCTCGCCGAGCTGACCATGCTCATCCTCGGCCGCGACCGGGCGAAGGACCCGCGCCTCGGCTACGCCAGGACGTTCCTGCGGCAGCTGGAGGAGTGCCTCGGGCTCGCCCACGAGCGCGGGGTGCGGATCGTCGCCAACGCGGGCGGGCTCAACCCGGCCGGGCTGGCCGACGCCGTACGCACGCTCGCGGGCCGGGCCGGCGTGCCCGTACGGGTCGCGCACGTCGAGGGCGACGACCTCACCGCCCGCTTCCCGGGCACCCTCGCCGCCAACGCCTACCTCGGCGGCGGCGGGATCGCGGCCTGCCTGCACGCCGGCGCGGACGTCGTCGTCACCGGCCGGGTCACGGATGCGGCCCTCGTCACCGGCCCCGCGCAGTGGCACTTCGGCTGGGGGCCGCAGGAGTACGACAAGCTCGCGGGCGCGGTGGTCGCCGGACACGTGCTGGAGTGCGGGACCCAGGCCACGGGCGGGAACTACGCTTTCTTCACCGGGCCAGGGCACGACGTGGCCCGCGTGCGACGCCCCGGCTTCCCGGTCGCCGAGCTGTACGCCGACGGATCGTCCGTCATCACCAAGCACGACGGCACCGGCGGGTTCGTCGACGTGGGCACGGTCACCGCGCAGCTGCTGTACGAGACGGCCGGCGCCCGGTACGCGGGCCCCGACACCACCGCCCGCCTCGACTCCGTGCGGCCGGTACAGGACGGCCAGGACCGCGTCCGCATCCCGGCCGTACGCGGCGAGGCACCCCCGCCCACGCTCAAGACCGGGCTCAGCAGGCCGGGCGGCTGGCGCAACGAGGTCGTGTTCGTGCTGACGGGGCTCGACGTGGAGGCGAAGGCGGAGCTGGTACGGGGACAGGTGGAGGACGCCTTCGTACGCGCCAAGTCCCGCCCGCAGGAGGTCCGCTGGGAGCTCTCCCGCACCGACCGGCCGGACGCCGGCACGGAGGAGACGGCGAGCGCGCTGCTGCGCCTGGTCGTGCGGGACCCGGCCGCGGAGGCCGTGGGCCGCGTCGTCAGCGGCGCGGCGATCGAGCTCGCGCTCGGCAGCTACCCCGGCTTCCACGTCACGGCGCCGCCCGGGAAGGGCGCGCCGTACGGGGTCTTCGACGCGGCGTACGTCGACGCGGCGTCGGTGGAGCACATCGCCGTGCTGCCGGACGGGTCACGGGTCGCCGTCCCGGCGGCCGGGTCCACCCGGCCGCTGGAGCCGGTCCCCGAGCCGCCCCTGCCCGAGCCGTACCCGGCGGGCGGGCCGGTGCGGCGCGTACCGCTCGGCCGGGTGGCGGGCGCCCGCAGCGGCGACAAGGGCGGGGACGTGAACGTGGGCGTATGGGTGCGGACGGAGGAGGAGTGGCGGTGGCTGGCGCACGAGCTGACGGTGGACCGCTTCCGCCAACTCCTGCCGGAGACAGCGGAACCGGGCGTCGTGCGGCACGTCCTGCCGAACCTGCGGGCGCTGAACTTCGTGGTGCAGGGGCTGCTGGGGGAGGGCGTGGCGGCGCAGGCGCGCTTCGACGCGCAGGGGAAGGGGGTGGGGGAGTGGTTGCGGGCGCGGTACGTGGATGTGCCGGAGGGGTTGCTCCGAGGCCGCCCGCCGGCCTTCTCCCCCACCCGGCCCCTTCGGGCTTCAAGGCAGAGGTGA
- a CDS encoding TIGR03084 family metal-binding protein, whose product MSDPAVVLDDLRAESEELDGLVAGLSDERWALATPAPGWTVAHQIAHLAWTDEVALLAVTDAAAFAKEAEKALAEPGTFVDRAADAGAGQPPRELLARWRAGRDRLRDALRTAPAGARFPWYGPPMGATSMATARLMETWAHGQDVADALGAVREPTARLRHVAHIGVRARDYAYFVRGIEPPKEEFRVELTGPAGEDWAYGPEDAAQRVTGPALDFCLLVTQRAHRDDLAVRAEGADADRWLDIAQSFAGPAGAGRPPKGA is encoded by the coding sequence GTGTCCGACCCCGCCGTCGTACTCGACGACTTGCGTGCGGAGAGCGAGGAACTCGACGGCCTCGTCGCCGGGTTGAGCGACGAGCGGTGGGCGCTCGCGACACCCGCGCCCGGCTGGACCGTCGCCCACCAGATCGCCCACCTCGCCTGGACCGACGAGGTCGCGCTGCTCGCCGTCACCGACGCCGCGGCGTTCGCCAAGGAGGCGGAGAAGGCCCTCGCCGAGCCCGGCACCTTCGTCGACCGGGCTGCCGACGCCGGCGCGGGGCAGCCGCCCCGCGAGCTGCTCGCCCGCTGGCGCGCCGGCCGCGACCGGCTACGGGACGCCCTGCGCACCGCGCCCGCAGGAGCCCGGTTCCCCTGGTACGGGCCGCCGATGGGCGCCACGTCGATGGCCACCGCGCGGCTCATGGAGACCTGGGCGCACGGCCAGGACGTGGCCGACGCGCTCGGCGCCGTACGCGAACCGACCGCACGGCTGCGGCACGTCGCCCACATCGGGGTACGCGCCCGCGACTACGCCTACTTCGTGCGCGGCATCGAGCCGCCGAAGGAGGAGTTCCGGGTGGAGCTCACCGGGCCGGCCGGGGAGGACTGGGCGTACGGGCCCGAGGACGCCGCTCAGAGGGTCACCGGGCCCGCACTGGACTTCTGCCTGCTGGTCACCCAGCGCGCGCACCGCGACGACCTCGCCGTACGGGCCGAGGGCGCGGACGCCGACCGGTGGCTGGACATCGCCCAGTCCTTCGCCGGTCCGGCGGGCGCGGGCCGCCCGCCCAAGGGGGCGTGA
- a CDS encoding enoyl-CoA hydratase family protein, whose amino-acid sequence MSLISTASERGVTTLTLDSPANRNALSARLVGELADALTACAKDPAVRAVVLSHTGGTFSAGADLKEPPNPYTFVALLRQIVELPKPVVARVAGRVRAGGIGLVGSCDIAAASADSDFAFTEVRIGVAPAVISLPLLPRLEPRAAARYYLGGERFDAAEAARIGLVTAVADDVDTALAPVLDGLRRASPGALDATKQLLTARVRETFDRDAEDLVQRSASLFASAEAREGMTAFLERRDPAWLL is encoded by the coding sequence GTGAGCCTGATCAGCACGGCATCCGAGCGGGGCGTCACCACCCTGACGCTGGACTCGCCGGCGAACCGCAACGCCCTCTCGGCACGGCTCGTCGGCGAGCTGGCCGACGCGCTGACCGCCTGCGCGAAGGACCCGGCCGTACGGGCCGTGGTCCTGAGCCACACCGGAGGCACCTTCAGCGCGGGCGCCGACCTGAAGGAGCCGCCGAACCCGTACACGTTCGTCGCGCTGCTGCGGCAGATCGTCGAGCTGCCGAAGCCGGTGGTGGCCCGGGTCGCGGGCCGGGTGCGGGCCGGAGGCATCGGCCTCGTCGGCTCCTGCGACATCGCCGCCGCGTCGGCGGACTCGGACTTCGCCTTCACGGAGGTACGGATCGGGGTCGCCCCCGCGGTCATCTCGCTGCCGCTGCTGCCCCGTCTGGAGCCGCGCGCGGCGGCCCGCTACTACCTGGGCGGCGAGCGCTTCGACGCGGCCGAGGCCGCCCGCATCGGACTCGTGACCGCTGTCGCCGACGACGTGGACACGGCGCTCGCGCCCGTCCTCGACGGCCTGCGCAGAGCCTCCCCGGGGGCCCTGGACGCAACGAAACAGCTGCTCACGGCTAGGGTGCGGGAGACCTTCGACCGCGACGCGGAGGATCTCGTACAGCGCTCGGCGTCGCTCTTCGCCTCGGCGGAGGCGCGCGAGGGGATGACCGCCTTCCTCGAACGACGGGATCCTGCATGGCTGTTGTGA